From one Erythrobacter sp. HKB08 genomic stretch:
- a CDS encoding ABC transporter ATP-binding protein, translated as MDMALSDPALAGNDPLKASSRRDTRPLAIEARGLVKRFEGTTAVDGVDLEVPEGAIYGVLGPNGAGKTTTLRMMLGIIDPDEGVRRVFGHDNPHEIAKLIGYLPEERGLYPAMKAIDAIGFMGALRGMDRNEARERGRELLENHGMGFAADRQIRQMSKGQAQTVQLLGTLVHSPKLVVLDEPFSGLDAINQGKLERMIRDLADAGTTVIFSTHVIHHAERLCEGVAIIAGGKVPYAGSVEQARDRIPAQVRLETHQREGAWLNALPADARREGDFFYFPLPESGVEPLLRALIEGNAGIESLSIERAGLHDAFVAIAGEAAAKAMETGDMEDGQ; from the coding sequence ATGGATATGGCGCTAAGCGATCCCGCGCTCGCGGGCAATGACCCCCTCAAGGCCTCTTCACGGCGCGATACGCGGCCGCTCGCGATCGAGGCACGCGGGCTGGTCAAGCGGTTCGAAGGCACGACCGCAGTCGACGGGGTCGACCTCGAAGTGCCGGAAGGGGCGATCTACGGCGTGCTCGGCCCGAACGGTGCGGGCAAGACGACGACGCTGCGCATGATGCTCGGCATCATCGATCCGGACGAGGGCGTGCGCCGCGTCTTCGGCCACGACAACCCGCACGAGATCGCCAAGCTCATCGGTTACCTCCCCGAAGAACGCGGGCTCTACCCGGCGATGAAGGCGATCGATGCGATCGGTTTCATGGGCGCGCTGCGCGGCATGGACCGCAACGAGGCGCGCGAGCGGGGCCGCGAACTGCTCGAGAACCACGGCATGGGCTTTGCCGCCGATCGCCAGATCCGCCAGATGTCGAAAGGACAGGCGCAGACCGTCCAGCTGCTCGGCACGCTGGTCCATTCGCCCAAGCTGGTCGTGCTCGACGAGCCGTTCAGCGGCCTCGACGCGATCAATCAGGGCAAGCTCGAACGAATGATCCGCGATCTTGCAGACGCAGGGACGACGGTAATTTTCTCGACCCACGTCATCCACCATGCCGAACGCCTGTGCGAAGGCGTCGCGATCATTGCAGGGGGCAAGGTGCCCTACGCCGGCTCGGTCGAGCAGGCGCGCGACCGCATCCCCGCGCAGGTTCGCCTCGAAACCCACCAGCGCGAGGGCGCATGGCTCAACGCGCTGCCCGCCGACGCGAGGCGCGAAGGCGACTTCTTCTACTTCCCGCTGCCCGAAAGCGGTGTCGAGCCGCTGCTGCGCGCACTCATCGAAGGCAATGCAGGCATCGAATCGCTCTCGATCGAGCGTGCAGGCTTGCACGATGCGTTCGTCGCAATCGCGGGCGAGGCTGCGGCCAAGGCGATGGAGACGGGCGACATGGAGGACGGCCAATGA
- a CDS encoding ABC transporter permease, translated as MSGEMHSKSRLSIFQAALVVARRDFVAVLFSKAFFFFLIGPIFFLGISGGAAMLGASAADRASPPALALAMEEPDSTAFLAAHEELAEFARMPDLAVDESYASAEPVELLATPDRNIAAVLTGTIEEPRLVGPGERIEAWSGEVALIASRASGERGGNYPEVGLESTETSVANQRSNKAKIATGSLTLLFLLTMLLAGMVLSNLVEEKGNKIIEILAAAVPMDAVFLGKLFAMLAISFVGISVWGSVIGVIMLLGGESFDLPTPAVGWGIFVPLFLAYFAMAYLLIGSIFLAIGSLAPTVRDVQTISMPATMLQLGVFFLATYAMSDTGSPAELFAVAFPLSSPYAMLARAAQEPVLWWHVAALAWQVLWVAIFVRAGATLFRKKVMKSGPRNTKRKGWFKKGEKPA; from the coding sequence ATGAGCGGCGAGATGCATTCCAAGTCGCGCCTGTCGATCTTCCAGGCGGCGCTGGTCGTGGCGCGGCGCGATTTCGTCGCCGTGCTGTTCAGCAAGGCGTTCTTCTTCTTCCTCATCGGGCCGATCTTCTTCCTCGGGATCAGCGGCGGTGCGGCGATGCTCGGCGCTTCGGCTGCCGACCGTGCGTCACCTCCGGCGCTCGCACTCGCGATGGAGGAACCCGACAGCACCGCATTCCTTGCCGCTCACGAGGAGCTGGCGGAGTTCGCGCGCATGCCCGACCTCGCCGTCGACGAGAGCTACGCTTCGGCAGAGCCGGTCGAGCTGCTCGCAACCCCCGACCGCAATATCGCCGCCGTGCTCACCGGCACGATCGAGGAGCCGCGCCTGGTCGGCCCTGGCGAGCGGATCGAGGCATGGAGCGGCGAAGTCGCGCTGATCGCCTCGCGCGCTAGCGGCGAACGGGGCGGCAACTATCCCGAAGTCGGCCTCGAATCGACCGAGACGAGTGTTGCCAACCAGCGCAGCAACAAGGCCAAGATCGCCACCGGATCGCTCACCCTGCTGTTCCTGCTGACCATGCTGCTCGCCGGCATGGTGCTGTCCAACCTCGTCGAGGAGAAGGGCAACAAGATCATCGAAATCCTCGCGGCTGCCGTGCCGATGGACGCCGTTTTCCTCGGCAAGCTGTTCGCCATGCTTGCGATCAGCTTCGTCGGGATATCGGTCTGGGGAAGCGTGATCGGCGTGATCATGCTGCTTGGCGGGGAGTCCTTCGACCTGCCGACACCGGCGGTTGGCTGGGGCATCTTCGTCCCGCTGTTCCTCGCCTATTTCGCCATGGCCTATCTGCTGATCGGCTCGATCTTCCTCGCGATCGGTTCGCTCGCCCCCACGGTGCGCGACGTGCAGACGATCTCGATGCCGGCGACGATGCTGCAGCTCGGGGTCTTCTTCCTCGCCACCTATGCGATGAGCGACACCGGTTCGCCGGCCGAGCTGTTCGCCGTCGCCTTCCCCCTGTCCTCGCCCTATGCCATGCTGGCACGCGCGGCGCAGGAGCCGGTGCTGTGGTGGCATGTCGCCGCGCTGGCCTGGCAGGTGCTGTGGGTTGCGATCTTCGTGCGGGCCGGGGCCACCCTGTTCCGCAAGAAGGTGATGAAGTCCGGACCGCGAAACACGAAACGCAAAGGTTGGTTCAAGAAAGGCGAAAAGCCCGCCTGA